A genomic stretch from Synergistaceae bacterium includes:
- a CDS encoding NUDIX hydrolase, protein MPQGKKSSIEEVCVKENRIFDGKILSVRCDEVLTPSGHHASREVVEHKPAVGMIAFTDRKTVLLVRQYRYAVHEETLEICAGLIEPGENPAQAAEREMQEELNVKASELHRIGEFYASPGFCTEIFTLYLAEGLERSSLPQDEDENVSVSEVKLSDVPKMIREGKIRDSKTFAALSWLMAKEGIAPEG, encoded by the coding sequence ATGCCGCAGGGAAAAAAATCCAGCATTGAAGAAGTCTGCGTTAAAGAGAACCGAATCTTTGACGGGAAAATATTGAGCGTCCGCTGCGATGAGGTTCTGACACCTTCAGGGCATCACGCCTCGCGGGAAGTTGTCGAACACAAACCCGCCGTAGGAATGATAGCGTTCACCGACAGGAAAACAGTCCTTCTTGTGAGGCAGTACCGTTACGCCGTGCATGAGGAGACCCTCGAAATTTGCGCGGGACTCATTGAGCCGGGAGAGAATCCAGCCCAGGCCGCCGAACGCGAAATGCAAGAGGAGCTGAACGTCAAAGCCTCTGAGCTTCACCGAATAGGGGAGTTTTACGCCTCGCCGGGATTCTGCACGGAGATTTTCACGCTGTATCTTGCTGAGGGACTCGAACGGTCATCGCTTCCGCAGGATGAGGACGAAAATGTTTCAGTCAGTGAAGTGAAGCTGTCTGACGTGCCGAAAATGATACGTGAGGGAAAAATACGGGACTCGAAGACTTTTGCGGCTCTCTCGTGGCTCATGGCTAAGGAGGGGATTGCCCCTGAAGGATAA